In the Pseudoalteromonas tunicata genome, one interval contains:
- a CDS encoding ATP-binding protein, giving the protein MLYFRRYIAFFLLLCCLTQAKAQTYDLTNFNFAASDALAQLTKIQNNTTGEQQADATISIATLHWHRGRYDQALAILAPLKQSQWPKITIMAWFEESLIAQNRNHYAEAERIMLEHVHPLVNLNLTLFTTNEQANFYRMTGIYQRNLSKYDLAKQNYQISLELYSQSNRPSGMARIYNALGVLAETELDYDQALMYQLNAMHALSNSKDLMTISANFYNLGNLYMKTNDLTQAEHFYQKALKIDLARKNSKDCAFDYSQLAKLAHKKGQLKVAVEYNEKAIELFLKADAPAATTQTYLQLADIYKDLANPTARFANLNHAQNSAMLTNDTFAQGRVHSHFFDYYLENKALNQALSHAEQYLAITQSLNNISLVRPAHEKLADVLALKQDFSAAYSHLKLAYQQYQEDVSSERIKEQEKSKKDVNLLQEQLKVSQLQQNEKAQQQIIATEQATKKWLVTLFFLSLLLFSVIIFNIWQRRKMALLRNELSEQLLKQKDQLLADISHELRTPLTSMKLQVNALQHNLISDVQSSYSQMNQKVIDINRLISDIYELAQSDSGHLVLNQQSHVAAALFESWQHEFANYVKDHDFNWQCEINLQQQTVLWDCDRIKQVLTNLIANSCLYTDKPGTITLSVYAKNHFIIISINDTAPGVPSDQFEQIFERLYRVEKSRSRQLGGSGLGLAICKNLIHAHQGQIRATASPLGGLKISIKLPVCNK; this is encoded by the coding sequence TTGCTTTATTTTCGTCGTTATATCGCTTTTTTTTTATTACTGTGTTGTTTGACTCAAGCCAAAGCGCAAACCTATGACCTAACCAATTTTAATTTCGCCGCTTCAGATGCCTTAGCACAGCTGACTAAAATTCAAAACAATACCACCGGCGAACAACAAGCTGATGCCACCATCAGTATAGCCACCTTACATTGGCATCGAGGACGCTATGATCAAGCGCTTGCTATTTTAGCGCCTCTAAAACAAAGCCAATGGCCAAAAATAACGATTATGGCCTGGTTTGAAGAAAGCTTGATAGCACAAAATAGAAACCACTATGCCGAAGCTGAACGTATTATGCTTGAGCATGTACACCCACTTGTAAACCTTAACTTGACTCTATTTACTACTAATGAACAAGCAAATTTCTACCGTATGACGGGTATCTATCAACGCAACCTTAGTAAATACGATTTAGCAAAACAAAACTATCAAATTTCGCTTGAACTTTATAGCCAGAGTAATCGTCCCTCGGGTATGGCACGGATTTATAATGCACTCGGTGTACTTGCGGAAACGGAGCTCGATTATGATCAAGCCCTCATGTATCAACTCAATGCCATGCATGCGCTATCAAACAGTAAGGATTTAATGACCATTTCGGCTAATTTTTACAATCTTGGTAATTTATACATGAAAACCAATGATTTAACTCAAGCTGAACATTTTTACCAAAAAGCTTTAAAAATAGATTTAGCCCGTAAAAACAGTAAAGATTGCGCGTTTGATTACAGCCAACTTGCCAAATTGGCCCATAAAAAAGGGCAACTCAAGGTGGCCGTCGAATATAATGAAAAAGCCATTGAGCTATTTTTAAAAGCCGATGCTCCTGCTGCAACCACACAAACCTACTTGCAACTAGCCGATATTTATAAAGATTTAGCAAATCCTACTGCGCGATTTGCTAATTTAAACCATGCCCAAAATTCAGCAATGCTTACCAATGATACCTTTGCACAGGGTCGGGTACATAGCCATTTTTTTGATTATTATCTTGAAAATAAAGCTCTTAACCAAGCACTTAGCCATGCAGAGCAGTATTTAGCCATTACACAATCATTAAATAACATTTCCTTAGTGCGCCCTGCTCACGAAAAGCTCGCGGATGTACTGGCGCTAAAACAAGACTTTTCAGCTGCTTATTCCCATCTAAAACTTGCTTACCAACAATACCAAGAGGATGTTTCAAGCGAACGTATTAAAGAACAAGAAAAAAGCAAAAAGGACGTTAATTTATTACAAGAACAGCTCAAAGTCAGTCAGTTACAGCAAAATGAAAAAGCACAGCAGCAAATTATTGCCACCGAACAAGCCACTAAAAAATGGTTAGTTACGCTGTTTTTTTTAAGCTTGCTGTTATTTAGCGTCATTATTTTCAATATTTGGCAACGTCGTAAAATGGCATTACTACGTAATGAGCTGAGTGAACAACTTCTAAAACAAAAAGATCAACTGCTAGCTGATATTTCCCATGAGCTGCGAACGCCGCTTACCTCGATGAAATTACAAGTGAATGCTTTGCAACATAACTTGATTAGTGACGTGCAATCGAGCTATTCGCAAATGAATCAAAAGGTGATAGATATTAACCGTTTAATTTCAGATATTTATGAATTAGCGCAATCCGATAGCGGCCATTTGGTTTTAAACCAGCAAAGCCATGTTGCTGCTGCTTTATTTGAAAGCTGGCAACATGAGTTTGCCAATTACGTCAAAGATCATGACTTTAATTGGCAATGTGAAATCAATTTACAACAGCAAACGGTGTTATGGGATTGCGACCGTATCAAACAAGTACTGACCAACCTCATAGCCAACAGCTGCCTATATACCGATAAACCCGGCACCATTACATTGTCGGTTTACGCAAAAAACCACTTTATTATTATTTCAATCAACGACACGGCACCTGGTGTACCAAGCGACCAATTTGAACAAATATTTGAACGCTTATACCGCGTAGAAAAATCTCGCTCGCGTCAATTAGGCGGTTCCGGCTTAGGATTAGCAATTTGCAAAAATTTAATCCACGCACATCAAGGGCAAATTCGCGCGACGGCAAGTCCATTAGGCGGTTTAAAAATATCGATTAAACTCCCTGTATGTAATAAATAG
- a CDS encoding response regulator — protein sequence MQKILIVEDDLSIAQGIELFFRANQFDTLHIDDGDLVVNAVKHYQPDLILLDLMLPNKDGMACCQAIRLFSDVPIVMLTAIVEQQKKLQGLQLGIDDYICKPFDAMEVVLRAKAILKRSIGQVQYNTLALNADALEIKTPLGVVSLSHSEFSLFELLFINHERIFSRDKIIELAYPELHDINDRTIDSHIKNIRKKFKVTLNAVAPIESVYGAGYRINIALFGSIPN from the coding sequence GTGCAGAAAATTTTAATTGTTGAAGATGATCTCAGCATAGCGCAAGGAATTGAGCTTTTTTTCCGAGCTAATCAGTTTGATACGTTGCACATTGACGACGGAGATTTGGTGGTAAATGCAGTAAAACACTATCAACCAGATTTGATTTTACTTGATTTAATGTTACCAAATAAAGATGGTATGGCTTGTTGTCAGGCAATTCGCTTATTTTCCGATGTGCCAATTGTGATGCTCACCGCCATTGTTGAACAGCAAAAAAAATTGCAAGGATTACAACTCGGCATTGATGATTATATCTGCAAACCCTTTGATGCCATGGAAGTGGTATTACGTGCTAAAGCGATATTAAAGCGCAGTATTGGCCAAGTACAATATAACACCTTAGCCCTTAATGCAGATGCGCTAGAAATAAAAACCCCTCTTGGGGTAGTATCACTGTCCCATTCGGAATTTAGCTTATTTGAGTTACTTTTTATTAATCACGAGCGCATTTTTTCACGGGACAAAATTATCGAACTAGCCTACCCCGAGCTGCATGATATCAACGATCGCACAATCGACAGTCATATCAAAAACATCCGTAAAAAGTTCAAGGTAACTCTCAACGCAGTTGCACCTATTGAATCCGTTTATGGTGCAGGTTATCGCATCAATATAGCTCTTTTTGGCAGTATTCCTAATTAA
- a CDS encoding MATE family efflux transporter yields the protein MKDLTQGSIPKLLINMAVPMMIGMLIQTLYFLVDLYFVGQLGDTALAGLSLAGNAMFLIFALTQILNVGTTALISHAVGRKDEADANAVFNQSMLLACLMALVVVVIGYFGAPSYLASISSDAATIAAGRDYLYWFLPGMALQFPLVAVSAGLRGTGIVKPTMLVQTLSIIVNIILSPILIAGWGTSVAMGVAGAGLASSISVFAAVLLLCVYFVKAEKYISLKPNLWRFDTQIIKRLLGIGLPAGGEFFLMFAYMALIYWLIQHFGPDAQAGFGLGSRIMQSLFLPAMAIAFAAPAVAGQNFGAKRFDRVRETFFWSALLTCSLMAVLTLVSFLIPSVLVGGFSGDPEVVLIAATFLQIICINFIPSGVVFTCSGLFQSLGNTLPGLYSTATRVLIFTVVAVWLSHQPDFTLTQVWYLSAISVCIQAVVSFLLLKREFKLRLPRGYVDDPVAVKLEVSQ from the coding sequence ATGAAAGACTTAACTCAAGGATCTATTCCTAAATTACTCATTAATATGGCTGTGCCTATGATGATTGGAATGCTGATCCAAACTTTGTATTTTTTAGTTGATTTGTATTTTGTGGGTCAACTTGGTGATACCGCTTTAGCTGGCCTCAGCCTTGCGGGCAATGCGATGTTTTTAATTTTTGCATTAACCCAAATTCTTAATGTCGGTACCACGGCACTGATTTCTCATGCTGTTGGGCGCAAAGATGAAGCGGATGCAAACGCCGTGTTTAACCAAAGTATGTTGCTTGCTTGCCTAATGGCGCTAGTTGTAGTGGTTATTGGCTATTTTGGTGCGCCAAGCTATTTAGCCAGCATTTCATCAGATGCGGCAACCATAGCTGCAGGGCGCGATTATTTATATTGGTTTTTGCCTGGTATGGCGTTGCAATTTCCATTGGTAGCGGTGAGTGCTGGTTTGCGTGGCACAGGAATTGTCAAACCCACCATGCTGGTACAAACCTTGTCGATTATTGTTAATATTATTTTATCGCCAATTTTAATTGCTGGTTGGGGTACTTCTGTTGCAATGGGGGTTGCAGGAGCCGGGTTAGCAAGTTCGATTTCGGTATTTGCTGCGGTATTATTACTCTGCGTTTATTTTGTTAAAGCTGAAAAATATATTTCGCTTAAGCCAAATTTATGGCGCTTTGATACTCAGATTATAAAGCGTTTGCTTGGTATTGGATTACCAGCAGGAGGGGAATTCTTTTTAATGTTTGCCTATATGGCACTGATCTATTGGTTAATTCAACATTTTGGCCCTGATGCTCAAGCAGGTTTTGGTCTCGGCTCTCGTATTATGCAGTCCTTGTTTTTGCCAGCGATGGCGATTGCCTTTGCAGCACCTGCTGTGGCGGGGCAAAACTTTGGCGCAAAGCGGTTTGATCGGGTACGTGAAACCTTCTTTTGGTCGGCGTTATTGACGTGTAGTTTAATGGCGGTATTAACGCTGGTGAGTTTTTTAATTCCCTCAGTGCTGGTCGGTGGTTTTTCTGGCGACCCTGAAGTTGTGTTAATTGCAGCTACCTTTTTACAAATAATTTGTATTAATTTTATTCCATCTGGTGTGGTGTTTACCTGCTCAGGACTTTTTCAGTCTTTGGGAAATACCCTACCAGGCCTGTATAGCACAGCGACACGGGTTCTGATTTTTACTGTGGTAGCCGTCTGGTTAAGCCATCAGCCTGACTTTACCCTCACGCAAGTGTGGTATTTGTCAGCAATCAGTGTGTGTATTCAAGCTGTGGTCAGTTTCTTGTTGCTCAAACGAGAGTTTAAACTGCGTTTACCTCGCGGCTATGTTGATGACCCCGTGGCGGTGAAGCTTGAAGTGAGCCAGTAA
- a CDS encoding aromatic amino acid transport family protein gives MSKNKTFGSMLIIAGTTIGAGMLALPIASAGLGFSTSIVVILATWLLMTYTALLMLEVHQHADVDATLNTLAKGLLGRRGQVIANFSMIFLFYALCAAYITGGGSQLQTNLNNWFDWQLAPQVGAIIFALLFGFIITLGTGTVDKVNRVLFITKILVLGAMFYMLTPYVQMQHLLEMPLQQGLILSAIPVVFTSFGFHGSIPSIVKYVGKDIKVLRKVMIVGASLPLVIYLFWQVISQGMMSQQSLLQSEGLPGFIASIATLLNNPAISKAVTIFADLALATSFLGVSLGLFDFFSDTLKKSNTKQDRLITAIVTFTPPLGFALFYPQGFIMALGYAAIALVVLAIFLPVAMVWQQRRKQDSLPAGYQVAGGQFALVFVALLGVLIISAQGLQMFGVIPAVG, from the coding sequence GTGAGTAAAAATAAAACCTTTGGCAGTATGTTAATTATTGCCGGTACTACTATCGGTGCTGGTATGTTGGCACTGCCCATTGCATCAGCCGGGTTAGGCTTTTCAACCTCAATAGTAGTGATTTTGGCAACTTGGTTATTAATGACTTATACCGCTTTACTCATGCTTGAAGTTCACCAACATGCGGATGTCGACGCAACACTCAATACATTAGCCAAAGGATTATTAGGCCGAAGAGGGCAAGTCATCGCCAATTTCTCGATGATTTTTTTATTCTATGCGTTGTGTGCAGCCTACATTACCGGTGGTGGTTCGCAGTTACAAACCAACCTTAATAATTGGTTTGATTGGCAATTAGCCCCGCAAGTGGGCGCAATTATTTTTGCGTTATTATTTGGTTTTATTATCACCTTAGGTACTGGCACGGTTGATAAAGTGAACCGTGTTTTATTTATCACAAAAATACTAGTACTGGGCGCGATGTTTTATATGTTGACCCCTTATGTACAAATGCAGCATTTACTTGAAATGCCATTACAGCAAGGCCTTATTTTATCGGCTATTCCAGTGGTATTTACCTCTTTTGGTTTTCATGGCTCTATCCCTTCTATTGTTAAATACGTCGGTAAAGACATTAAGGTACTGCGTAAAGTAATGATTGTTGGTGCATCGCTGCCGTTGGTTATTTATTTGTTTTGGCAAGTGATAAGCCAAGGCATGATGAGCCAGCAAAGTTTACTGCAAAGTGAAGGGTTACCTGGTTTTATCGCATCGATTGCCACCTTGTTAAATAATCCTGCAATTAGTAAAGCAGTGACCATTTTTGCAGATTTAGCGCTCGCCACCTCTTTTTTAGGCGTGAGTTTAGGTTTGTTTGATTTTTTCAGCGATACCTTAAAAAAGTCCAATACTAAACAAGACCGTTTAATTACCGCGATTGTAACCTTTACGCCTCCCCTTGGTTTTGCACTTTTTTATCCGCAGGGGTTTATTATGGCGCTGGGCTATGCGGCCATCGCATTAGTGGTATTGGCGATATTTTTACCTGTAGCGATGGTGTGGCAGCAACGACGTAAGCAAGATAGTTTACCTGCAGGCTATCAAGTGGCAGGTGGTCAGTTTGCTTTGGTATTTGTTGCACTACTAGGTGTATTAATTATCAGTGCCCAGGGGTTACAAATGTTTGGCGTTATTCCTGCTGTGGGCTAA
- a CDS encoding cytochrome-c peroxidase encodes MRTRIKISIASLALSCLFIAEQGMAVEPARRIPPPPPPRFDNLDQQLQNLIVQRNLTVPNLAALNIPSISDPIAQLGKKLFFTKNLGGNQTAACASCHHPLLAGADTLSLPVGVNAIDETNQAAHDLLGSGRFSNTADNTPLVPRNSPTIFNIALYVRGLFWDSRVERDRNGAILTPDSMIDQQGRRRADSNFTPNDSLATAQAGFPVTSVEEMRAEFIPGIDNNALREALNSRFNNSMAQFINQWPAQFSTVFNDETITFKHIARAIGEYERSMVFINNPWFNYLKGDLQALNNDQKAGALLFFTPPQNGGAGCAACHNGPSFSDERHHLVAFPQIGVGKDNASNTATNTDFGRENVTNNNADRYHFRTPSLLNIAHTAPYGHSGAYQTLEQVVRHYSNPRGAINQLFGSNVAADINENSAYCQLEQIQGLMLKNSQSCASIFNDAHQNSILVASHLEQAQRNEVPARAVLAPQRGLNPTQSAQLVAFLHALSDPCLTDKSCLAPWLLSPEEQDNFPDQFLLKAVDQDGNTL; translated from the coding sequence ATGAGAACGAGAATAAAAATAAGCATTGCATCATTGGCATTGAGCTGTCTGTTCATTGCTGAGCAAGGCATGGCGGTTGAACCTGCAAGAAGGATCCCACCCCCTCCTCCCCCAAGGTTTGATAATCTTGATCAACAATTACAAAATTTAATTGTGCAACGAAACTTAACTGTACCCAATCTTGCTGCGCTTAATATACCCAGTATTTCAGACCCAATAGCCCAACTAGGTAAAAAGCTTTTTTTTACTAAAAATCTCGGTGGCAACCAAACGGCTGCGTGTGCCAGCTGTCACCATCCTCTGCTTGCGGGAGCTGATACTCTTTCACTGCCAGTAGGCGTTAATGCAATTGATGAAACAAATCAAGCTGCACATGATTTATTAGGTAGTGGTCGTTTTAGTAATACAGCAGACAATACGCCGCTAGTGCCTCGCAATTCACCGACTATTTTTAATATCGCATTGTACGTGCGCGGTTTATTTTGGGACAGTCGAGTCGAACGTGACCGCAACGGGGCTATTTTAACGCCAGATTCCATGATTGATCAGCAAGGAAGACGCCGAGCCGATAGTAATTTCACCCCCAATGATTCATTAGCCACTGCACAAGCGGGCTTTCCTGTCACGTCAGTAGAAGAAATGCGCGCTGAATTTATTCCAGGGATTGATAATAACGCCTTACGTGAGGCGCTTAATTCTCGTTTCAATAACAGCATGGCGCAGTTTATTAACCAATGGCCCGCCCAGTTTTCGACTGTTTTTAATGATGAAACCATCACTTTTAAGCATATTGCCCGTGCGATTGGGGAATATGAACGCTCAATGGTCTTTATCAATAATCCTTGGTTTAATTATTTAAAAGGGGATTTACAGGCACTTAATAATGATCAAAAAGCGGGGGCTTTACTGTTTTTCACCCCACCACAAAACGGCGGTGCCGGTTGTGCTGCTTGTCACAATGGCCCAAGTTTTAGTGATGAGCGCCACCATTTGGTTGCTTTTCCACAAATAGGCGTAGGAAAAGACAATGCCAGCAATACCGCCACAAACACGGATTTTGGCCGTGAAAATGTGACCAATAATAATGCCGATCGCTACCATTTTCGCACGCCATCTTTACTCAATATTGCTCATACTGCACCATATGGTCATTCAGGGGCTTACCAAACACTTGAGCAAGTTGTGCGTCATTACAGTAATCCTCGAGGTGCAATTAACCAATTATTTGGCAGCAATGTAGCCGCTGACATTAATGAAAATTCCGCTTATTGTCAGCTTGAGCAAATTCAAGGATTAATGCTTAAAAACAGCCAAAGTTGCGCCAGTATTTTTAACGATGCCCATCAAAACTCAATTTTAGTTGCAAGCCATTTAGAGCAAGCACAACGTAATGAAGTGCCAGCACGCGCAGTACTTGCGCCACAACGAGGGCTTAATCCAACCCAAAGTGCACAGTTAGTCGCATTTTTACACGCGTTAAGTGACCCATGTTTGACAGATAAAAGTTGCTTAGCACCGTGGTTATTAAGCCCAGAAGAGCAAGATAACTTCCCTGATCAGTTCCTACTTAAGGCCGTTGATCAAGATGGAAACACGCTTTAG
- a CDS encoding membrane integrity-associated transporter subunit PqiC — protein MIKKLWLFCFVMLTAGCTSAPASINYYHFSTSNSNHSITLSAQTIPLVLADPVLYGAISNRGIAMKSTATQMRNASHHLWDQPIETMLLNNAEQQLTLALPSMFISKKRAALPFSNQSHYYELQWEINEFNGGLNNNAEISGLWRIVKYQKGLAQSVELSRYFSVSVDLSQDGYSGLVMALEAAWQQVNQQSASTLLEVFAPH, from the coding sequence ATGATTAAAAAGCTATGGTTGTTTTGTTTTGTGATGCTAACCGCAGGCTGCACGTCTGCGCCCGCTAGCATTAATTATTATCATTTTTCAACCTCCAACTCGAACCACAGTATCACTCTAAGTGCCCAAACAATCCCGTTGGTTTTAGCTGATCCTGTACTTTACGGAGCAATTAGTAACCGTGGTATCGCGATGAAAAGCACAGCAACTCAAATGCGAAATGCCAGCCACCATCTTTGGGATCAACCGATTGAGACCATGTTGCTCAATAATGCGGAGCAACAACTCACCCTAGCACTGCCTTCAATGTTTATCAGCAAAAAGCGTGCGGCACTGCCTTTTTCCAATCAATCGCATTATTACGAATTACAGTGGGAAATTAATGAATTTAATGGTGGACTCAACAATAATGCAGAAATTAGTGGCCTGTGGCGTATTGTTAAATATCAAAAAGGCTTAGCTCAATCGGTTGAGTTAAGTCGCTATTTTAGTGTTTCAGTTGATTTAAGCCAAGATGGATACTCAGGTTTAGTAATGGCACTTGAGGCCGCTTGGCAGCAAGTTAATCAACAAAGTGCCTCAACACTGCTTGAAGTGTTTGCGCCACATTAA
- the pqiB gene encoding intermembrane transport protein PqiB, which produces MSSPAEIKQKNKLSLIWFLPIMSLLVACWMLYKYQMEQGEVIYIKMPSAEGIINGKTEIKVRSVKIGIISHTRLSDDQKSVIARAEIDNHYVHLLTQDAKLWVVKPRIDETGITGMTTLLSGVYIEFLPGTDKDTIHQFQLLTDPPLIPNDIEGGRVKLLSRDAEVIDVGTGVFYKGFKVGQVETATFDWQEQTMRYGLFIQAPYQNLITLNSVFWVHSGIEVDLNADGISIKTGSLSKILKGGISFTVPEREKPGEIAQDGHIFSLSDDYKTALEQRYYEHDYYVIEFEQSIRGLRVGAPVEYRGTRVGTVVEAPAILVVDGKPAHFMSDNTAVPVMIKIEYRRLYHEAKVAKEFWQSNSQKWIDNGLRASLKPGNLLTGAVYVDLDFYPDAEQKQPKMLANYRVFPSISSGFSVLTNQLSEVMAKINKLDVEKTLVQLNSTVAEYEKLAADLRVFVNQSKTQQIPAELSQSLDKITSSMSQFDRTMKQFAKTMADYQQGSPVYHDMNRAVEEMKKLAEQLQPLGKSLNEQPNMLIFDKKTIEDLQPRSKQND; this is translated from the coding sequence AAAAAAATAAACTTTCTCTGATTTGGTTTTTACCAATTATGTCTTTGCTAGTTGCTTGCTGGATGCTGTACAAATATCAGATGGAACAAGGTGAAGTGATTTATATCAAAATGCCCTCTGCTGAAGGAATTATTAATGGTAAAACCGAGATTAAAGTACGCAGTGTCAAAATTGGAATTATCAGCCATACACGCCTCTCGGACGATCAAAAAAGCGTCATTGCTCGAGCTGAAATCGACAACCATTATGTGCATCTATTAACGCAAGATGCAAAATTATGGGTGGTAAAACCACGGATTGACGAAACAGGGATCACCGGTATGACTACCTTGTTATCTGGTGTGTATATTGAGTTTTTACCAGGTACGGATAAAGATACCATTCACCAATTTCAGTTATTAACCGATCCACCACTTATTCCTAATGATATCGAAGGGGGCCGAGTAAAATTATTAAGCCGTGATGCCGAAGTAATTGATGTTGGCACAGGGGTATTTTATAAAGGTTTTAAAGTCGGGCAAGTTGAAACCGCGACTTTTGATTGGCAAGAGCAAACTATGCGTTATGGCTTATTTATTCAAGCGCCTTATCAAAATCTTATTACCTTAAACAGCGTCTTTTGGGTTCATTCAGGCATTGAAGTTGACCTCAATGCAGATGGCATTAGTATCAAAACCGGCTCGCTTAGCAAAATACTCAAAGGCGGCATTTCGTTTACGGTGCCAGAGCGGGAAAAACCTGGCGAAATTGCCCAAGATGGCCATATTTTTTCATTAAGTGATGATTACAAAACCGCACTTGAGCAACGCTATTACGAACATGATTATTACGTCATTGAGTTTGAACAATCAATTCGCGGATTACGAGTCGGTGCGCCTGTCGAGTATCGGGGCACTCGAGTCGGTACCGTGGTCGAAGCACCCGCTATTTTAGTGGTCGACGGAAAACCGGCCCATTTTATGTCTGACAATACTGCAGTGCCGGTGATGATAAAAATAGAATACCGCCGTTTATACCATGAAGCGAAAGTCGCCAAAGAATTTTGGCAAAGTAATAGTCAAAAATGGATTGATAACGGCCTAAGAGCGTCACTTAAACCTGGAAATTTACTCACAGGTGCTGTCTACGTTGATTTAGACTTTTACCCAGACGCAGAACAAAAGCAACCAAAAATGCTCGCCAATTATCGGGTCTTTCCAAGTATCTCAAGCGGGTTTTCGGTGCTCACCAATCAACTGTCAGAAGTCATGGCTAAAATAAACAAACTTGATGTCGAAAAAACCTTGGTACAATTAAATAGCACAGTCGCCGAGTATGAAAAACTCGCCGCCGATTTACGTGTATTTGTAAATCAAAGCAAAACCCAGCAAATTCCAGCCGAGTTGTCGCAAAGTTTAGATAAAATTACCTCATCAATGAGTCAGTTTGACCGAACAATGAAACAATTTGCTAAAACCATGGCCGATTACCAACAGGGTTCGCCGGTTTACCACGATATGAACCGCGCGGTAGAAGAAATGAAAAAACTGGCAGAACAACTTCAACCGCTTGGAAAATCACTAAACGAGCAGCCTAATATGCTGATTTTTGATAAAAAAACAATTGAAGATTTACAACCTCGGAGCAAACAAAATGATTAA